A single window of Synechococcus sp. C9 DNA harbors:
- the dnaN gene encoding DNA polymerase III subunit beta, translating to MHVTCSQKDLSNHLSMVSRAVANRPTNPILANVLFSADATSAQLTLSAFDQTLCLQSRLSATVYEPGMITLPARTLGDLVSRLPEAVVELKISDTQATVRARLEREGKKDTLAGPYQIAGLPGEEFPALPEVTATAVPLDREAFLQGLRGVLFAASSDETKQILTGVHLQTRGESLEFAATDGHRLAIVETELASGGQPVQATIPARALREVERLLAKYEGEVVRFCLEPHQADFQLPQEEGFQQRLVTRLLDGMYPNYRQLLPREFARRVVMEREDVIHALERLAVLAGSRNVVKFSLDLDNVILATEGGELGQGQEQIPAEIEGEALDVAFNVKYVLEGLKAMSTSQVQMQLNSATAPVIFSPLGDVKMTYLVMPIQLRG from the coding sequence ATGCACGTGACCTGTTCCCAAAAAGACCTGAGCAACCATTTGAGCATGGTCAGCCGTGCCGTCGCCAACCGACCCACCAATCCGATTTTGGCGAATGTGTTGTTTTCAGCGGATGCGACCTCGGCCCAGTTGACCTTGAGTGCCTTTGACCAAACCCTCTGCTTACAAAGTCGTTTGTCCGCAACGGTTTACGAACCGGGAATGATTACCTTGCCCGCCCGCACATTGGGGGATTTGGTTTCCCGTTTGCCGGAGGCGGTGGTGGAACTGAAAATCAGCGATACCCAGGCGACGGTGCGGGCCCGTTTGGAACGGGAGGGGAAAAAAGATACCCTGGCGGGACCCTACCAGATTGCCGGTTTGCCGGGGGAGGAATTTCCCGCCCTACCGGAGGTGACGGCAACGGCGGTGCCCCTGGACCGAGAAGCGTTTTTGCAGGGCTTGCGGGGGGTGTTGTTTGCCGCCAGTAGCGATGAAACCAAACAAATTTTAACGGGGGTACATCTGCAAACGAGGGGGGAAAGCCTGGAATTTGCCGCTACGGATGGGCATCGGTTGGCGATTGTGGAAACGGAGTTAGCCAGCGGGGGACAGCCGGTGCAAGCCACGATTCCAGCCAGGGCACTGCGGGAGGTGGAGCGGCTCTTGGCAAAATACGAGGGGGAGGTGGTGCGGTTTTGCTTGGAACCCCACCAGGCGGATTTTCAACTGCCCCAGGAGGAGGGGTTTCAGCAGCGGTTGGTCACCCGTTTGTTGGATGGGATGTACCCCAACTATCGCCAGTTGCTCCCCAGGGAGTTCGCCCGGCGGGTGGTGATGGAGCGGGAGGATGTGATCCATGCCCTGGAGCGGTTGGCAGTGTTGGCGGGCAGTCGCAATGTGGTGAAATTTTCCCTGGATTTGGACAATGTGATCCTGGCGACGGAGGGCGGCGAATTGGGGCAGGGACAGGAGCAAATCCCGGCGGAAATTGAGGGGGAAGCCCTGGATGTGGCGTTCAATGTCAAGTATGTCCTGGAGGGTTTGAAAGCCATGTCCACCAGCCAGGTGCAAATGCAGTTAAATTCCGCCACCGCCCCGGTGATTTTTTCGCCCCTGGGGGATGTGAAAATGACCTATCTGGTCATGCCGATTCAATTGCGGGGTTAG
- the thiO gene encoding glycine oxidase ThiO, with product MDVLIIGGGIIGLSIAVELAKTQGRVGIIDGGFPGTAAQAAAGMLAPGAEQIPPGAMRDLCEASLQCYPAWIQDLEERTGQSTGYWPCGIVVPVTSQAAGHHRGLWLNREQLDQRQPGLGADFIGGWWYPNDGQVDNRLLHAVLYQAAQSLGVQFFSHETVVRIASQGTQITQVVTHEASHQAGHYVLTTGAWTCKLLSLPVRPRKGQMLALQAPHAPGLNQVVFASAYLVPRRDGRLVVGATSEDVGFQDGITAGGLHQLLATAMQTYPPLQNWPLLETWWGYRPATPDEFPILGPSPWENLTLATGHYRNGILLAPITAQVIGKYLNGHPWPAELAFCRWDRFGHALNLL from the coding sequence ATGGATGTTTTAATCATTGGGGGAGGCATCATCGGGCTGAGCATTGCCGTTGAACTCGCCAAGACCCAAGGACGTGTGGGCATCATTGATGGGGGTTTCCCCGGTACCGCCGCCCAGGCCGCCGCTGGGATGTTGGCCCCCGGTGCGGAGCAGATTCCCCCCGGTGCCATGCGGGATTTGTGCGAAGCCAGTTTACAGTGCTACCCGGCTTGGATTCAGGATTTAGAGGAGCGCACGGGACAAAGCACCGGCTACTGGCCTTGCGGGATTGTGGTGCCGGTGACCAGTCAAGCGGCGGGTCACCACCGGGGTTTATGGCTCAACCGGGAGCAACTCGACCAACGCCAGCCCGGTTTGGGGGCAGATTTCATTGGGGGTTGGTGGTATCCCAACGATGGTCAGGTGGATAACCGCTTGCTCCACGCCGTTTTGTACCAAGCCGCCCAATCCCTGGGGGTGCAGTTCTTTTCCCATGAAACCGTGGTACGCATCGCCTCCCAAGGCACCCAAATCACCCAGGTCGTTACCCATGAGGCTTCCCATCAGGCCGGGCATTATGTGTTAACCACTGGCGCCTGGACCTGCAAACTTTTGTCCCTACCCGTACGCCCCCGCAAAGGGCAAATGCTGGCTCTCCAGGCCCCCCACGCCCCGGGCTTAAATCAGGTGGTTTTTGCCAGTGCCTACCTGGTACCCCGCCGGGATGGACGCTTGGTGGTGGGGGCGACCAGCGAAGATGTGGGCTTTCAAGATGGCATCACCGCTGGGGGATTGCACCAACTCCTAGCGACGGCAATGCAAACCTACCCACCGCTCCAAAATTGGCCGCTCTTAGAAACCTGGTGGGGCTACCGACCCGCCACCCCCGATGAATTTCCCATCCTCGGCCCTAGCCCCTGGGAGAATCTCACCCTCGCCACCGGGCACTACCGGAATGGAATTTTACTCGCTCCCATCACCGCTCAAGTGATTGGCAAGTACCTGAATGGTCATCCCTGGCCTGCGGAGCTGGCGTTTTGCCGATGGGATCGCTTTGGTCATGCGCTGAACCTTCTGTAA